Part of the Venturia canescens isolate UGA chromosome 2, ASM1945775v1, whole genome shotgun sequence genome is shown below.
GCGATTTATGCGACAGCTTTGAGGGTTGTTTGAGCAGAACAACAAACGGCGATATTGACGTCATTATTTCGAGTGTAATGACTTCCAACTGTTACGCGGACTATTATATTTACTCGCGAGACTTTCCTCGTCTCTGAATACTCACGAGTTCAATGACAAATGAGCCACTCAGCACCTCCCAGACGgaagatttcaaaaaaataatgataccAACACACTTTTGCATCATCGCATCATTAccgaattattattcaacgGAGAACggtctcgaatttataaattcgCCCGACCCCAGTTTCAAAGACACTCGCCGGGGTCGCGAATCGTCAGTGTGATCATTttcgaagaaagaaaaaaacatctaTTCGTGTATCATATGTTCTCATATACGTCATTTTTTGTCGCATGTTTTCGAGGACATTTCTCGAATTGGATATGAGTTATTGAGGAAAAAACGTGTTGTTTGTTTGAGGAAAATCATGATCCATTGTTCTGCATGAGACCCACGATGATCCATAATTTTCACTTCAATGCATTGATATAATTCGAACTAATGGAATTATCTGGGACTTTTAATCgtatttattcaataaaacttCGAGAAAATCTGCGCCTCTGTTCATTCCACTACggaattttcaacaaaagttaTAAATAACGAGGTCAGAATTGCTTTTCTGTTGAGTATGATTCTGAGTTTCTAActattttaccaaaaacaaTAGAGCATAATTTCCTattatttcaactttttttttcgtcaaaatgacaATATTGGGGCAAAATGCAAATGACCGGATAATTTCGTCTTACAGAACTGTATcttaacaaagaaaaataacatgTCAGTGTGTTAGCGCTATTATGTAACAGCCATGGAAGTATCAAAGTAATCATGAACACGATTGGTCAATGTGACAAAAAGAATTCTTATCGACTCTGAAGAATTCCATTCTCTCTCCTACTTTGCATAATAGCTCTAAATAACGCAATTTCCGCTATAGCTAAACTCCATCTGCGCTTCTACCTCAAgcatgttcgaaaaaaaactctcaatttCCTTGAACGTTGAATGAAACGAGATAGTAAAAATAATTGTTCGCAAGAAGGATGTCATCTTTTCAAACGGAACGCAGACAGCACTTGAATTGTTCGTCGAGTCCTCGAATCGTGACTCATCCGATATTAACGCATGTCGCGTTACTAAATAAAATTACTGAGGAAGAAGCAGCAGTTCTTAGGGATGCTATGTGTTACAAGTGTTATTTATCGATGTGTTTTTAGCGGTAATTCAAATGGTTACGGTgatgaaatttatgatttcataGCAAATTCCGCCGGTCCATTCCAGTGGACATTTGTCGTAGAGAGACAGAAAGCATGATTTTTTCCTATATTTTTCCTCAGCGATGCTTGAATTAACTGAAATGGATGTCAGtagacagtttttttttgtttttttaattttaagaaACGTTTCGACGGATCGTGTCGTCCTCATATTTGTTATTGATGTGTAGCCAATGCTTACATACATTTCGAAGACTACGAAATTGAATGTGAtttaaaatcgaaaatattattaaaattggtGGATCTTTGTTGGGACATTTGTTCACTCGCATCTTAGGCTCGTGGTCACTTGGTCGCTGACCTGGACCCGCTCGGTATCATGCGAAACGATCTGATACATACACACTATGCCGCTCGCAAGGGAGCTCCGGAGCGTGTTCTTCGGCAATACATGCTTGGTAAGGTTTCGACAATACGACCAACAACATCCCGAATCATTTTTATCACTCCATGATATTAGGGAAGCtccaaatcgaatttttcaattgaatcgtTCACAGAATTTCAATCAGCAACAATATTGTTGGATCGTATTCaggaaaaatttatcaaaaacgaTGATAACAATTCGGTTTatatttcaagaaaaatagaaCTTCAtttaagagagagagagagagagagaatagtGAGGTATTAACTAAAAGTTTTGTGAACAGttgaaatattcgattttatcgcatctttttgtcaaaaaaaaagaaagctcATTCCATATCTAACGTGTTCGAAATTATATCGGTTAAACATATTGAATACTGAATATAATTTTCGTCAACATTCATAGTCTTCAGCTCGTTAACGAgggaacaatttcatatttacACTGATACTGAAAATGCAATTGGGCTGGGATCGAATGATTTGATGTGCCAATCGGGAAGGCAATGTGCGTCCTGTTAGTTGAgtacacaaaaaaatgttctgcatcggtatcgagaaaatatttgaatttgaagttCGATAAGTCATGGCTAAAAGGTAAGCTACTTCTACTAGGTTTTTGTTTGGCTTTGCACGTCTTGGTTGTTGACGCTTTTATGCTTCACGAAACATTTATGTTCCTCACCGAGCTTTCTGCCTGCAAGCTTTACTACATGTCGCAgcttttttcgagaaaaacattTCTTTCGATCCCATCTGTCGCCACTTTTGGGAGGTGTGAGCTGGTTTTTTTAAGTGCAGACGTACTTATCTTTCCTTCGTCGGAACGccaattaataaatgattttttcagtttcttttttgTCAAAAACTAATCCATAACAACAGAGCGTTGCGTTCGAACGCCGGAATTTGTGTGCTCTCCCCAGTGTTTAAgggtttttaaaattattcgtTCTAAACCCCACTCTTCTTCCATACCGACTGGGAAGGTTTTCAAGTATTTTCCACTCAATCCACTTTAAACCTGGTCGCGGAtatcactgagaaaaaaaaaacgaatgaacgaaaattgtgattttatgTATTTGTGAAAGTTTACGAGCTTAAAAAATTActcaataaaaatgtaataagCTCGTGAATAATCGTGCGGCTGGTATGAAATTTGGGCCATTGCATTGACAGATCCGTGGTCATCATATCGCGAAATTGGACCCACTGGGCATCAACAGCGCTGATCTTGATGATAGACATCCTCAAGAGTTGCTCTATAATCATTACTCTTTCGGTAAGCTGAAACACACCAAACGAACAAACATCACGCGCAATGTAGATGTTTCCTATGAAAAATTGCACACATTTGTTATTACTCCTTCTATGAACGATATTTAAAGAGAAAACTTTTAGCAACGGACTGACAAATACTCTTGATTTCGCCTACTATCGCATCTGGAGCTCGTTATCGTTAAAGTCAAGTGCTAAATTGTCATTTGTTGTAGCATTTATTCGTTTAAATGTCGAGCTCAATGATGCATTGTTTACATTTGTAAGTCTCTTGCTGCTAGTAATTTTCCTCACATTCATGATAAGcaacaatgaaaaatacttTATTTATACGCGTTTCATAATCGTCAGTTCACACATATTGTCCATGGTAATAACATAAAATGCAACCATTTCTTTTTGGACCGTAGCTTGAGGGCATCCGAATCCAGTTGGACACTTTGAACAGTGTCCAACTGTCATTTACGTACAACTTGTAATTTACGAATTTCACGCAGAAGTCCCGCTCCATAAAATTGTGATTTAGAAAAGAAGGATATTATTCCTTCATTTGCTTCGTTCCACATCGGTCATCTATATTGCTCGCTCACAACGAATCTTAAAGCGAGGAGAACCCAAGGCAAAccttattttattaaaaaaaaagaaaagaaaaatttaataattataaaaataagaaaaaaaaacgttactatttgcacaaagaaaaaaagtaaatatgAATTGGATGTTTTGAGCCCGAAAACTCGGAGAAATCGGTGGTTCAGTTTGAGTTTGATGTCCACAGGGAAGAGACCCCGCACTACTTACTCCCAGGACCTTCAATATCGAGTAGCTGCACTTACAAAACGTATGTAATCATTGTAACAAGAATTTCAACAACGACAAAAATGCCTTGTGTGGCTGTACTTTCAAGTATACACATTTATTTGGGACTCACTGGATCCTTGACTTTGGTTTCTTAATGGCTTGAAAGACGTTTATTGACAACAGGTGCGAGTTGATTTATGCAATGGTAGTAGACTGCTGGTGTAACACAGGGTTGCTGGGTACGATTTATCGCAGACAAAATGATACTACAAACAGCCAACTTCTGCGGATTATGAAATTCAAGGGAAATTCTATGTACAAGAAATATTCGCATCATTCGTTCACGTCATCCACGATCTTGGTGTCATTACAAACGACTCATTTCCTCCTCCATTTGAATGAATCCCCTCTATTATAACTTCTTTATATCTGTTTTCACGATCGGTCCCCATACACCAAAACGTGCAGCTTACCACCCGGCAACGGACGCACACTCGCACACAAAGGCTTTTCTTCGTTGATGTACATATGTGTTCTTTGTATTCTACTTTTTTCTATCGCAAATGACACTTGACCGAATGGAATAACAATTGGAATATGCGCGTCTCGGAGACACTCGTCAAGAGCTCGATTTCTATTTGAATAATATTCACAAATGAGCAACGCACATTTGTCGCGTGCGGTCTCCTCGTGTCTATGAATATTGTACACGTTGTATGTATTTCTATTGGCTTTTTGTCTCTTCTACTGTTAGCTCGATTTTCTCTCACCTCCTCACTTTGAGAttggaaggagaaaaagagattttGCATGAAGGATAAACTGCTTGGTCCTCGATCGGTCTTACACTTTGCCTTTTGTGAACAGTGTGATGCGGTGAAAGATCTCCCAAGTTGCCGAAAAAGTAATTCGTTGCTTGCAAACGGGAGTCGTCCCTCCGTTTTTTCTTGCCAATCGTACCATTTTCGTTCTTTGGGAATCTCAACGCACGTATGGCGTACACAACTGTAGCGTAGAAAGAGATTTTCAACTTTTGCATTTTCAGTACCAGTCGTAAGAAATCCGACTTAGCTACCGAAATTCAATATCGTAGTATTTTTGCGGTAGCTAaagtgactttttttttaaaataaaacctTATGCTGTCCCGGTGTCTGATCAGGCGACTCTGGGCTTCCCTCgatgttgtgaaaaaaatgtaccatCTCCAAGCGCTGTTTTGACCAATAATTTATCTGTTTTTAACCCGAAAAACGATTAACAGAGGATTCTGACATGGATCGCGTATTCAAGTTGCCGTCGACGACCTTCATCGGTGGAAAAGAGAAGTCTTTGCCTCTTCGGGAGATTTTGAAACGTTTGGAAAATGCTTACTGCGGGCACATCGGCGTTGAATTCATGTTCATTAACTCGTTGGAACAGTGCAATTGGATTCGTCAGAAAATGGAAACTCCCAACATCATGGACGTAACCAACGACGAGAAGAGGCTCATTTTGGCCAGGCTTACCCGAGCTACAGGGTAAGATGAAAGCTTCGGTTAAATCTCTTTTCCATTCACTCTTTGCTTGCGTTtttatgataaattttcatatctttaTCGTCACAGGTTTGAGGCTTTCCTTGCCCGCAAATGGTCGTCCGAAAAGCGCTTCGGTTTGGAAGGTTGCGAAATTTTGATCCCAGCGATGAAGCAAGTTATCGACAAATCAACGGAACTTGGTGTCGAATCGATCGTCATGGGAATGCCTCACCGAGGTCGTCTCAACGTACTTGCTAACGTTTGTCGCAAGCCTCTTAGCCAGATCTTCACCCAGTTCGCCGCCCTTGAAGCTGCCGATGACGTAAGTATTGCTTTCTTTCCTGAGAATTTTGGTGAAATTCGCAAAAGCGAGTAATTAACGCCTTGAATAATGGAATCAGGGCTCCGGTGACGTAAAATACCATCTTGGAACATACATCGAGCGTTTGAACAGAGTGACGAACAAGAACATTCGTCTGGCTGTCGTGGCAAATCCATCTCATTTGGAAGCTGTCGATCCCATTGTCCAGGGAAAAACGCGCGCCGAGCAGTTCTATCGCGGGGACGGAGAAGGCAAAAAAGTAAGTAAATTATCAGCCTTTTTTACTAGCGATATTATTTTCTCTCGATTCTCATGGCAACGTCTCGTTTTACAGGTCATGTCCATACTTTTGCACGGTGATGCTGCTTTCTGCGGACAAGGTATCGTTTTCGAGACCATGCACTTGTCCGATTTACCGGATTACACGACCCACGGCACGGTCCACATCGTCGTCAACAACCAAATTGGCTTCACCACTGATCCCAGGCACTCTCGATCCTCGCCTTACTGCACGGGTcagtttcaatatttttaaattcatgatCAAATAGATTTGAAGAGGCATCATTTTGTGTCACCTTCATCGATCGTTTCCAAATGAACATAaacttatattttttatgtttttgtaCAGACGTCGCTCGCGTTGTAAATGCTCCAATTTTCCACGTGAATTCCGACGACCCCGAGGCGGTGATGCATGTCTGCAAGGTTGCGGCCGAATGGCGAGCAACTTTCCACAAAGATGTAGTAATCGACATCGTGTCGTATAGACGGAACGGCCATAACGAAATCGACGAGCCGATGTTCACGCAACCTTTGATGTATCGCAAAATTAAGAAAACTCCTCCGGGTCTTGATTTGTACGCGACGAAACTCATCAGCGACGGCGTCGTCACCCAGGAAGAAGTCAAAGACGTCAAAGAcaagtatgaaaaaatttgcgaaGAGGCTTACACGAACGCTCGCCAGGAAACTCACATCAAGTACAAGGATTGGCTTGACTCTCCATGGTCCGGCTTCTTCGAGGGTAAAGATCCCCTCAAAGTTTCGCCAACTGGCGTCAAGGAAGATACTCTTGTTCACATCGGAAAGAAATTCTCATCGCCTCCACCCAATGCCGCCGAATTTGTCATTCACAAAGGTTCGTTATAATTATCGGGCGGGCGGGGGGGTAGGGGGTACTTGAATCGATTTGCTTCTAAACTTTCATGCGAAAAGCGGCATGCCCGCTGATAACGGTTAGATTCATTGTGGTAaccaataaaatatttgatattACAGGTATCGAGCGCATATTGAAAGCTCGAATGGAAATGATCGAGTCGCGAGAAATCGATTGGGCTCTCGGAGAAGCGATGGCTTTTGGATCGCTGCTAAAAGAGGGTATTCACGTAAGACTCTCCGGTCAGGACGTCGAGAGAGGAACATTCTCGCATCGTCACCACGTGCTTCATCATCAGACTGTCGACAAAGCCACTTATAGACCTCTGTGTTACTTGTACCCTGACCAAGCACCGTACACCGTTTGCAATAGTTCACTATCGGAGTTTGGAGTCCTTGGTACATGCAACAATTGGTTTATCTGATTTggttttcatcgaaattctgTACAActgtttattgttttttctaaatgtgtgtttctttttcccttttttattgtttgtcCGCTGTGCGATGTTGGAAAAGGCTTCGAATTGGGTTACTCGATGACAAATCCCAACGCTTTGGTTATTTGGGAGGCGCAGTTCGGTGATTTCAACAATACGGCTCAATGCATCATCGATCAGTTCATCAGCAGTGGACAAGCAAAATGGGTTCGCCAGTCCGGTTTGGTGATGCTTCAACCTCATGGTCTTGAGGGAATGGTCCGCACCAACATTGTTTATTTTCTTAAGACTGTGTGAAACTTCCAGCTGATTATTGTCTCCTTCGACCAAGCGAAAAATACCTCACCATTGTTTTCAAAGGCTTGTCGAAATTTCGGCGGGAAAATGGTCAGAAATCTTACGAACCGCGGACGAGTTCGACGCTCTTCGTAAAAGTATACTTTTCTCCGAAATTCCAACATTCGTTTGACACGTAACAGAACTTAATCTTGCCGCGAATCTTCCTCAAATGTTTCACACTGACTTACAGAAATCCTTACAAGTTTGTTTTCGTGTTCGCGTGTTACGTTCTCCCCAACATCGTGTCTTTTTCAGGGCCCCGAACACTCGAGTGCTCGTCTCGAACGATTCCTCCAAATGAGCGCTGACGATCCCGACTATTTCCCACCTGAGAGCGAAGAATTTGCCGTTAGACAACTCCACGACATTAACTGGATCGTTGCCAATTGCAGCACACCTGCCAATCTCTTCCACATCCTGCGTCGACAAATCGCTTTACCTTTCCGCAAACCTCTTATTTTGATGACCCCGAAATCTCTTCTTCGCCATCCTGAGGCTCGTTCCAGCTTTGATCTCATGACCGAAGACACCCAATTTCTCAGAATTATACCCGAAGAGGGCGTCGCTGCGCAAAATCCAAACAACGTCAAGAGAGTCGTATTTTGCTCGGGCAAGGTATATTACGATCTCAAAAAGTCGCGAGGTGAAAGAGGCATGGATGACAAAGTCGCTATTGCCAGGATGGAACAGGtacgtttttatatttttacaatttctgaACTATTAGAAAAGGGATTATTTAAAATCAATCGTATCAGTTTTCATATTTCGActgatattgatatttcgtcgTCTCAATATTTCAGATCTCGCCGTTCCCGTACGACCTCGTGAAAAAGGAAGTCGCCAAGTACCCCAACGCCGAAATAATCTGGACACAGGAAGAACACAAGAATCAAGGAGCGTGGACATACGTACAGCCCCGTTTTGTAACGGCTCTGACCGGAACACGCGATGTATCGTGAGTATCAACCTCAAGTGCCTTTTTCCTCattaaattgaacaaaaaccAATTCCTCCTCACTCCTTCAAGCCTCACTTTCGTATAACGTCTCTCTTCGTTTATTTGGCAAACGGATTTTATCGTGAAAACGAATTTGTGAATATCGCACTTggcgttgaattttttcgaccaCTTTACTGTTTACATGGCCCACGTTTTTGAGCTTTTGCGAATTAGTTAGTTTCAATATGTTGTAATTTGTAGTGAGAAGAGAGAAATATCTCTTAGCTACACAGCACGCGATCAATGTCGTCGTTTCACAAATACAAAATTAAagttttcgtttatttcgtttGAATCTTTCctaagtaaaaattgaaaacgttGGGCCATGTTGCAGTAGCGGAGGTTCATCACGTGCGAGTGAAAGTAATAGCGGTTGGTTCAGCGGCTTATTTTCATCGTCTAAACCAACGGCAACGGAAACGAAAACTGTGCCCGAGGTACAGTCGGCAGAAACATCAAAACCGAAACCACGATCAGTGAGGTAATATTCGTGAATTCATTTGATCGACGcggaatatggaaaaaaatgttataataaaacaaaaaagacaTGGTTATAAATCCTTAACACATTTATCCCTCAAGCAATAACACTGAAagcgaaaaatttgatgaaatgttCCCGCTGAGAATTAAGGCAATGTTCCAAAACAATAATTCGTTTTACAGATACGTTGGACGACCGACAGCAGCATCGCCAGCAACTGGCAGCAAAATGCAACATCTCAAGGAACTTAAACAACTGTTGGACGACACATTCAACATTTAAACTCCCCTCTCTCATAGCACTGTGTAGAAAgccaattttatttattcttttctaTTGTAATTGTTCAATCGCCTCTGTCCGTTTTATGaatattattaagagattCATATCCATCCCCGTTTAAAGAGCTACAGCGaccattcttctttttttttgtacgtcAGACTGGCGAAACCTGACTTCTTACATAACTAAATGGAAAATCAATGACGATATCACAGAAGCTGCACTCTTTCCGGGGCATGTTCACGTTTCGTTGTAGATAGTAATTTAAAGTTCTCCAACGAGAATGTGTATTATAAATTTCTCGTAAACGAAgacaaaaattaattgaacatTATGTATAAAACTCGAGTTTGAAGGGCAGGGctctttgttttattatttcgagcaGTAATCGATGAATATGAGTTTGAGACTCGTGATTGAATTGGGAGCTGCTTCGTatctttttcttcgagtgCAAACAAAAGTTCCAGTCTCGCTGGAATAacttatttatatatttaccaGATTGAATGCGGAAGCTTGTTGTGTGCTGTGTTctgtgagaagaaaaaaaatcaggaaaaaaatagacgaaaagaaacgaatgTATCGCAGTAATTTTCACGATATGTGAATATGTattaaatgatgaaaaaaaacccgaaaaataagtaaaaaaggAGCAATGTTTATCCAATTTAATTGCAGAAGATTTATTCGAAGCTTTACGAATTTAGAGCAATGCGGTGCCAATGAGGCTGCCGACTCGCGTGAAATCCAAGATTTCACTCGAGCCCGGAGTGATCAAGTGCGAATAATATCCCGGTGGATTtaatttaaatatatttaGCGTTTAAAAGTGATGCGTATCGTAGATTAACGAGCAAAGTATTATTTTCAACCTGTGCTATTATTTAACTTGAAATACTCGACAAAAGTAAACAACAAACAGGCAAGAAATGAAACACATGTGATTTAATAGTTCCAATACGACAGTCTCTGAAAGAACATTTCTCATGCCATATATACAAACATAGTTTTTATCTACGGAATACGAaagtaaatggaaaaaaaaaactatatttccattgaatttttatatccGGGGCCGAGCGAGTTCGCCAATTGCTTCAAAACTTTTGACAGTTCcccgtttttcttttcttgtaAGTAATTTAATGGACGAGACAGACGCGTGATATTACAGAGATATGATCGCGTAATCAttatcgaagaaaatggtggCGCTATAATCGCAGAGGCCTCAAAGGAGGCCATATTTTGAATTTAGAAAACGAGAACGATACGTGTTCATACACCGAGAGTACGATCtaaactttcgaaaaagacttaaaaaaaaatatacatataaataatcttgttttttctcaatggCAATGATGCGAGGTGGAAGGTTGTAATCGTCCCTAAAAAGGTCTGGGCTTGATTAGTCCCAAAGTATTTCGATGTAAACAGATTTCATTTGGGGcatttaatttatttcactcttttattttctttttgaacCGTTATTTCTGGTTACTCTTCTCAGTATTTTCAACGTCGTTTGGTCGTCTCATTATCTATGAAATAACAGACCTTCGAGCAGCCattttctttacttttcaATTCGACCACTAGGTGTCGCATCTTTTCGAATTACTTCAGCAATACTCTATTCCATTGCTAGCCATATAATTTGAAGTATTTCAACGCGAGACTTCATGCTGGCAATGCGAAGGGAAATTGAAAGCGTCAAGTCCATCCCTTTACCATGTGAGACGAGCAcagtatttttaatttttgttcgaCGACGCTGCTCGCATTTTTGTGATATCTCAATATTTCTTCTATGAATTATCACAGACGATTCCTGATTGTAATGTGCCTCGTGGTAACATATAGCTCAAACaagataaaaataactaaaaaaatgtaatttttcggTATCGTCTTCACCGCAACACCCAAAAGGTTTTATCTTACCCGATACAATCGGGTGTTAGTAAAATTAACACTCGTAGATGATGAGAGATGGGAGTAAACGAGAGACGTGGTCcaatgatgaaaatgaattacCTGCATTTTTCgatcacttctcattttgttaTGTAGACCGAACTAATAaacataatttaaaaaaaaaacgaatatacaGAAATAAAATTCTATCGTATTATGACAAACAACGATGAATTAATTAAGAGCGATATGCCTTTGGATTCCTGGTAGGgtctattgaaaaaaatgaattttgtcttACACAAGCTTCTGTTCATGTTTATTTCAGCACACCGAAATCAGAGCATTACTTTCCAATTATGAGTTCTTGGAATTCTAATTAAATGAATGTTCGTTGAGTTTTAaacaacgattcgtgaaaaaaatgatttgcaTCAGtagcaaaattgaaaaaaaataaatattgatagGAACGACGCAGTCGTCGACTATATTCTGAAAAAACAACATCTTAATCGTCAAAAATATAGTTTATTtgataataattatattaGCATATAAATTGCGCGGCCTTAATTATCGCGTGACTCGCCTTTTCTCGTacctcctttctttttctttaatgcAATAATACAATAATGTAAAtagatcat
Proteins encoded:
- the Nc73EF gene encoding 2-oxoglutarate dehydrogenase, mitochondrial isoform X7, which encodes MDRVFKLPSTTFIGGKEKSLPLREILKRLENAYCGHIGVEFMFINSLEQCNWIRQKMETPNIMDVTNDEKRLILARLTRATGFEAFLARKWSSEKRFGLEGCEILIPAMKQVIDKSTELGVESIVMGMPHRGRLNVLANVCRKPLSQIFTQFAALEAADDGSGDVKYHLGTYIERLNRVTNKNIRLAVVANPSHLEAVDPIVQGKTRAEQFYRGDGEGKKVMSILLHGDAAFCGQGIVFETMHLSDLPDYTTHGTVHIVVNNQIGFTTDPRHSRSSPYCTDVARVVNAPIFHVNSDDPEAVMHVCKVAAEWRATFHKDVVIDIVSYRRNGHNEIDEPMFTQPLMYRKIKKTPPGLDLYATKLISDGVVTQEEVKDVKDKYEKICEEAYTNARQETHIKYKDWLDSPWSGFFEGKDPLKVSPTGVKEDTLVHIGKKFSSPPPNAAEFVIHKGIERILKARMEMIESREIDWALGEAMAFGSLLKEGIHVRLSGQDVERGTFSHRHHVLHHQTVDKATYRPLCYLYPDQAPYTVCNSSLSEFGVLGFELGYSMTNPNALVIWEAQFGDFNNTAQCIIDQFISSGQAKWVRQSGLVMLQPHGLEGMGPEHSSARLERFLQMSADDPDYFPPESEEFAVRQLHDINWIVANCSTPANLFHILRRQIALPFRKPLILMTPKSLLRHPEARSSFDLMTEDTQFLRIIPEEGVAAQNPNNVKRVVFCSGKVYYDLKKSRGERGMDDKVAIARMEQISPFPYDLVKKEVAKYPNAEIIWTQEEHKNQGAWTYVQPRFVTALTGTRDVSSGGSSRASESNSGWFSGLFSSSKPTATETKTVPEVQSAETSKPKPRSVRYVGRPTAASPATGSKMQHLKELKQLLDDTFNI